In one window of Mytilus trossulus isolate FHL-02 chromosome 7, PNRI_Mtr1.1.1.hap1, whole genome shotgun sequence DNA:
- the LOC134725634 gene encoding transmembrane channel-like protein 7 isoform X8, translating to MLPSKQHLHSNLSLSKSIKTIAKRRQKNRVHPEENLDEELGEFGINQKYIQNEEEQWKALVTIKSLPCSMATKRTIKNKLFEKPVKPVKGCDAWKYHQKQNWRKFKISLKETGYKLELWRSWFKRIEGHQGTGVLSYFVFLKWMFFLNLYLFLIMFWFVVFPPIVFNAESTYTTDVTGTSVSGVSTTNTATCTSEYDTSLVYSTSGARVVQDFIQGTGWMEKTALFYGWYPAKEINITSSNEYLMPFAYFMAVLGVLFFSLVRMARFTIRSFKENLAQDNQNDKVDYCNKVFGGWDYALDDENTGHGKKSSIYNDIVANLDHQKYVLTRSEWTTGQKCKTYTIRVVINILILAILGGAGYLIYYVNKWATDYLATEASSGSVMILLVEFLPSLTITILNVLIPLLFEVLVKAEDYTAEFVIKITLVRTVFLKLASLTVLMISLYIQISCSTKTATCNVCSTIYCWETYVGQTLYKLVVLDFLVHIIVIFCYELPRKLCTTKCSCGVCAKIGPAEFDIAKSVLDLVYTQALCWIGFLYCPLLPALAMVSTFTQFYLKLFSALYTTVPPEKPYKASKSNNFFMIVLMITFFLCCFPVGYSMVKIEPSKGCGPFRIYSDMSVSVDTTISNFPDGLKTAIEILTSTSMIVSILTILCLTIYYLYVRGKAHNERAEVMKEQLVMEGKDKQFLLAKMHDITGEPRQKPKKHQPPPPPTVNTVNEAEDYNEDYLAKTKHFIQDDVPPPPAYEEKVTEEKQPTPPPPEVEDDWDEAPIILAVTSPQTQPTHNRPKSSSPEHFEMKKRKSKKSKVTPRVEKNEQPTNMPFDF from the exons ATGTTACCGAGCAAACAGCATTTACATTCAAATCTTAGTTTGTCTAAATCTATAAAAACAATAGCAAAGCGACGACAAAAGAACAGAGTTCATCCAGAGGAAAATCTGGACGAAGAACTTGGTGAATTCGgaataaatcaaaaatacatTCAAAACGAAGAGGAACAATGGAAAGCATTAGTTACAATAAAATCTTTACCATGTTCAATGGCAACCAAGAGAACAATAAA aAACAAACTGTTTGAGAAGCCTGTAAAACCAGTCAAAGGGTGCGATGCATGGAAATATCACCAGAAACAG AACTggagaaaatttaaaataagtttgaagGAAACAGGTTATAAACTAGAACTATGGAGATCATGGTTCAAGAGAATAGAAG GTCATCAAGGAACTGGAGTGCTGTCATACTTTGTGTTTTTGAAATGGATGTTCTTTTTGAACCTTTACTTgtttttgataatgttttggTTTGTGGTGTTTCCGCCTATTGTATTCAACGCTGAAAGTACTTACACCACTGACGTAACAGGTACCAGTGTATCAGGGGTTTCTACCACTAATACCGCCACTTGTACATCAGAGTATGATACCAGCTTAGTTTATTCAACAAGTGGAGCTAGAGTTGTCCAGGATTTCATTCAAGGAAct GGATGGATGGAAAAGACAGCTCTCTTTTATGGATGGTACCCTGCAAAAGAGATCAATATTACATCTTCTAATGAATATTTAATGCCGTTTGCCTATTTTATGGCAGTACTTGGTGTTTTATTCTTCAGTCTTGTACGAATGGCAAGATT cACCATTAGAAGTTTTAAGGAAAACTTGGCGCAAGATAATCAAAATGATAAAGTAGACTATTGTAACAAGGTATTTGGAGGATGGGATTATGCTTTAGATGACGAGAATACCGGTCATGGCAAGAAAAGCAGTATTTACAATGATATTGTT GCTAACCTTGATCATCAGAAGTACGTGTTAACCAGATCAGAATGGACAACCGGTCAGAAATGTAAAACCTATACAATCAGGGTGGTGATAAACATATTGATTCTGGCTATTCTTGGTGGAGCAGGATACCTGATCTATTACGTCAACAAATGGGCAACTGAT TACCTTGCTACAGAAGCCTCAAGTGGGAGTGTAATGATCCTTCTTGTAGAATTTTTGCCATCACTGACAATTACTATTCTGAATGTATTAATACCATTGCTGTTCGAAGTACTGGTCAAAGCTGAGGATTACACAGCGGAATTTGTCATCAAAATTACATTAGTCAG AACTGTATTCCTTAAATTGGCATCACTTACAGTTTTGATGATTTCCTTGTATATCCAAATAAGCTGTTCAACGAAAACAGCAACCTGTAATGTTTGTTCAACAATTTAT TGTTGGGAAACGTATGTTGGccaaacattatataaattggTAGTTCTGGATTTCTTAGTGCACATAATTGTAATATTCTGCTATGAATTACCTCGCAA gcTGTGTACTACTAAATGTTCATGCGGTGTTTGTGCTAAGATTGGACCTGCTGAATTCGATATTGCCAAAAGTGTTCTTGACTTAGTGTATACACAAGCACTCTGTTG GATTGGATTCTTATATTGTCCACTGCTGCCTGCATTAGCTATGGTTTCAACTTTTACCCAGTTTTACCTCAAATTG tTTTCTGCTTTATATACAACAGTACCACCAGAAAAGCCATATAAGGCGTCAAAATCTAACAATTTCTTCATGATAGTGCTTATGATAACCTTTTTCTTATGCTGTTTCCCAGTAGGTTATTCTATGGTCAA AATCGAACCATCAAAAGGGTGTGGGCCTTTTAGGATCTACAGTGATATGAGTGTTTCTGTCGACACCACTATAAGCAACTTCCCAGATGGATTGAAGACAGCTATTGAAATTCTTACTTCTACTTCAATGATCGTCTCTATATTGACAATCCTATG TTTGACGATATATTACCTATATGTGAGAGGCAAAGCCCATAACGAAAGAGCAGAGGTGATGAAAGAACAACTTGTTATG GAAGGTAAAGATAAACAGTTTTTGTTGGCAAAGATGCATGATATAACTGGTGAACCAAGACAGAAACCTAAGAAACATCAGCCTCCACCTCCGCCAACAGTTAATACAGTCAATGAAGCAGAAGAT TATAATGAAGATTATTTAGCTAAG acaaaacattttatacaGGATGATGTACCCCCGCCGCCAGCTTATGAAGAAAAAGTTACTGAAGAGAAACAACCAACTCCTCCACCTCCTGAGGTAGAGGATGATTGGGATGAGGCCCCTATCATATTAGCAGTCACATCACCCCAAACACAACCAACGCATAATCGTCCTAAATCATCGTCTCCagaacattttgaaatgaaaaaaagaaaatctaaaaaatcaaaggtgACTCCTAGAGTTGAAAAGAATGAACAACCTACAAATATGCcttttgacttttaa
- the LOC134725634 gene encoding transmembrane channel-like protein 7 isoform X1, with the protein MSRRFYKTTTSILPWIALLNVESRNRNKDQVSAIVSMLPSKQHLHSNLSLSKSIKTIAKRRQKNRVHPEENLDEELGEFGINQKYIQNEEEQWKALVTIKSLPCSMATKRTIKNKLFEKPVKPVKGCDAWKYHQKQNWRKFKISLKETGYKLELWRSWFKRIEGHQGTGVLSYFVFLKWMFFLNLYLFLIMFWFVVFPPIVFNAESTYTTDVTGTSVSGVSTTNTATCTSEYDTSLVYSTSGARVVQDFIQGTGWMEKTALFYGWYPAKEINITSSNEYLMPFAYFMAVLGVLFFSLVRMARFTIRSFKENLAQDNQNDKVDYCNKVFGGWDYALDDENTGHGKKSSIYNDIVANLDHQKYVLTRSEWTTGQKCKTYTIRVVINILILAILGGAGYLIYYVNKWATDYLATEASSGSVMILLVEFLPSLTITILNVLIPLLFEVLVKAEDYTAEFVIKITLVRTVFLKLASLTVLMISLYIQISCSTKTATCNVCSTIYCWETYVGQTLYKLVVLDFLVHIIVIFCYELPRKLCTTKCSCGVCAKIGPAEFDIAKSVLDLVYTQALCWIGFLYCPLLPALAMVSTFTQFYLKLFSALYTTVPPEKPYKASKSNNFFMIVLMITFFLCCFPVGYSMVKIEPSKGCGPFRIYSDMSVSVDTTISNFPDGLKTAIEILTSTSMIVSILTILCLTIYYLYVRGKAHNERAEVMKEQLVMEGKDKQFLLAKMHDITGEPRQKPKKHQPPPPPTVNTVNEAEDYNEDYLAKTKHFIQDDVPPPPAYEEKVTEEKQPTPPPPEVEDDWDEAPIILAVTSPQTQPTHNRPKSSSPEHFEMKKRKSKKSKVTPRVEKNEQPTNMPFDF; encoded by the exons TGGAGTCCAGAAACAGAAACAAGGACCAAGTTTCGGCAATAGTCAGTATGTTACCGAGCAAACAGCATTTACATTCAAATCTTAGTTTGTCTAAATCTATAAAAACAATAGCAAAGCGACGACAAAAGAACAGAGTTCATCCAGAGGAAAATCTGGACGAAGAACTTGGTGAATTCGgaataaatcaaaaatacatTCAAAACGAAGAGGAACAATGGAAAGCATTAGTTACAATAAAATCTTTACCATGTTCAATGGCAACCAAGAGAACAATAAA aAACAAACTGTTTGAGAAGCCTGTAAAACCAGTCAAAGGGTGCGATGCATGGAAATATCACCAGAAACAG AACTggagaaaatttaaaataagtttgaagGAAACAGGTTATAAACTAGAACTATGGAGATCATGGTTCAAGAGAATAGAAG GTCATCAAGGAACTGGAGTGCTGTCATACTTTGTGTTTTTGAAATGGATGTTCTTTTTGAACCTTTACTTgtttttgataatgttttggTTTGTGGTGTTTCCGCCTATTGTATTCAACGCTGAAAGTACTTACACCACTGACGTAACAGGTACCAGTGTATCAGGGGTTTCTACCACTAATACCGCCACTTGTACATCAGAGTATGATACCAGCTTAGTTTATTCAACAAGTGGAGCTAGAGTTGTCCAGGATTTCATTCAAGGAAct GGATGGATGGAAAAGACAGCTCTCTTTTATGGATGGTACCCTGCAAAAGAGATCAATATTACATCTTCTAATGAATATTTAATGCCGTTTGCCTATTTTATGGCAGTACTTGGTGTTTTATTCTTCAGTCTTGTACGAATGGCAAGATT cACCATTAGAAGTTTTAAGGAAAACTTGGCGCAAGATAATCAAAATGATAAAGTAGACTATTGTAACAAGGTATTTGGAGGATGGGATTATGCTTTAGATGACGAGAATACCGGTCATGGCAAGAAAAGCAGTATTTACAATGATATTGTT GCTAACCTTGATCATCAGAAGTACGTGTTAACCAGATCAGAATGGACAACCGGTCAGAAATGTAAAACCTATACAATCAGGGTGGTGATAAACATATTGATTCTGGCTATTCTTGGTGGAGCAGGATACCTGATCTATTACGTCAACAAATGGGCAACTGAT TACCTTGCTACAGAAGCCTCAAGTGGGAGTGTAATGATCCTTCTTGTAGAATTTTTGCCATCACTGACAATTACTATTCTGAATGTATTAATACCATTGCTGTTCGAAGTACTGGTCAAAGCTGAGGATTACACAGCGGAATTTGTCATCAAAATTACATTAGTCAG AACTGTATTCCTTAAATTGGCATCACTTACAGTTTTGATGATTTCCTTGTATATCCAAATAAGCTGTTCAACGAAAACAGCAACCTGTAATGTTTGTTCAACAATTTAT TGTTGGGAAACGTATGTTGGccaaacattatataaattggTAGTTCTGGATTTCTTAGTGCACATAATTGTAATATTCTGCTATGAATTACCTCGCAA gcTGTGTACTACTAAATGTTCATGCGGTGTTTGTGCTAAGATTGGACCTGCTGAATTCGATATTGCCAAAAGTGTTCTTGACTTAGTGTATACACAAGCACTCTGTTG GATTGGATTCTTATATTGTCCACTGCTGCCTGCATTAGCTATGGTTTCAACTTTTACCCAGTTTTACCTCAAATTG tTTTCTGCTTTATATACAACAGTACCACCAGAAAAGCCATATAAGGCGTCAAAATCTAACAATTTCTTCATGATAGTGCTTATGATAACCTTTTTCTTATGCTGTTTCCCAGTAGGTTATTCTATGGTCAA AATCGAACCATCAAAAGGGTGTGGGCCTTTTAGGATCTACAGTGATATGAGTGTTTCTGTCGACACCACTATAAGCAACTTCCCAGATGGATTGAAGACAGCTATTGAAATTCTTACTTCTACTTCAATGATCGTCTCTATATTGACAATCCTATG TTTGACGATATATTACCTATATGTGAGAGGCAAAGCCCATAACGAAAGAGCAGAGGTGATGAAAGAACAACTTGTTATG GAAGGTAAAGATAAACAGTTTTTGTTGGCAAAGATGCATGATATAACTGGTGAACCAAGACAGAAACCTAAGAAACATCAGCCTCCACCTCCGCCAACAGTTAATACAGTCAATGAAGCAGAAGAT TATAATGAAGATTATTTAGCTAAG acaaaacattttatacaGGATGATGTACCCCCGCCGCCAGCTTATGAAGAAAAAGTTACTGAAGAGAAACAACCAACTCCTCCACCTCCTGAGGTAGAGGATGATTGGGATGAGGCCCCTATCATATTAGCAGTCACATCACCCCAAACACAACCAACGCATAATCGTCCTAAATCATCGTCTCCagaacattttgaaatgaaaaaaagaaaatctaaaaaatcaaaggtgACTCCTAGAGTTGAAAAGAATGAACAACCTACAAATATGCcttttgacttttaa
- the LOC134725634 gene encoding transmembrane channel-like protein 7 isoform X9, translating to MSRRFYKTTTSILPWIALLNVESRNRNKDQVSAIVSMLPSKQHLHSNLSLSKSIKTIAKRRQKNRVHPEENLDEELGEFGINQKYIQNEEEQWKALVTIKSLPCSMATKRTIKNKLFEKPVKPVKGCDAWKYHQKQNWRKFKISLKETGYKLELWRSWFKRIEGHQGTGVLSYFVFLKWMFFLNLYLFLIMFWFVVFPPIVFNAESTYTTDVTGTSVSGVSTTNTATCTSEYDTSLVYSTSGARVVQDFIQGTGWMEKTALFYGWYPAKEINITSSNEYLMPFAYFMAVLGVLFFSLVRMARFTIRSFKENLAQDNQNDKVDYCNKVFGGWDYALDDENTGHGKKSSIYNDIVANLDHQKYVLTRSEWTTGQKCKTYTIRVVINILILAILGGAGYLIYYVNKWATDYLATEASSGSVMILLVEFLPSLTITILNVLIPLLFEVLVKAEDYTAEFVIKITLVRTVFLKLASLTVLMISLYIQISCSTKTATCNVCSTIYCWETYVGQTLYKLVVLDFLVHIIVIFCYELPRKLCTTKCSCGVCAKIGPAEFDIAKSVLDLVYTQALCWIGFLYCPLLPALAMVSTFTQFYLKLFSALYTTVPPEKPYKASKSNNFFMIVLMITFFLCCFPVGYSMVKIEPSKGCGPFRIYSDMSVSVDTTISNFPDGLKTAIEILTSTSMIVSILTILCLTIYYLYVRGKAHNERAEVMKEQLVMEGKDKQFLLAKMHDITGEPRQKPKKHQPPPPPTVNTVNEAEDYNEDYLAKVETLWS from the exons TGGAGTCCAGAAACAGAAACAAGGACCAAGTTTCGGCAATAGTCAGTATGTTACCGAGCAAACAGCATTTACATTCAAATCTTAGTTTGTCTAAATCTATAAAAACAATAGCAAAGCGACGACAAAAGAACAGAGTTCATCCAGAGGAAAATCTGGACGAAGAACTTGGTGAATTCGgaataaatcaaaaatacatTCAAAACGAAGAGGAACAATGGAAAGCATTAGTTACAATAAAATCTTTACCATGTTCAATGGCAACCAAGAGAACAATAAA aAACAAACTGTTTGAGAAGCCTGTAAAACCAGTCAAAGGGTGCGATGCATGGAAATATCACCAGAAACAG AACTggagaaaatttaaaataagtttgaagGAAACAGGTTATAAACTAGAACTATGGAGATCATGGTTCAAGAGAATAGAAG GTCATCAAGGAACTGGAGTGCTGTCATACTTTGTGTTTTTGAAATGGATGTTCTTTTTGAACCTTTACTTgtttttgataatgttttggTTTGTGGTGTTTCCGCCTATTGTATTCAACGCTGAAAGTACTTACACCACTGACGTAACAGGTACCAGTGTATCAGGGGTTTCTACCACTAATACCGCCACTTGTACATCAGAGTATGATACCAGCTTAGTTTATTCAACAAGTGGAGCTAGAGTTGTCCAGGATTTCATTCAAGGAAct GGATGGATGGAAAAGACAGCTCTCTTTTATGGATGGTACCCTGCAAAAGAGATCAATATTACATCTTCTAATGAATATTTAATGCCGTTTGCCTATTTTATGGCAGTACTTGGTGTTTTATTCTTCAGTCTTGTACGAATGGCAAGATT cACCATTAGAAGTTTTAAGGAAAACTTGGCGCAAGATAATCAAAATGATAAAGTAGACTATTGTAACAAGGTATTTGGAGGATGGGATTATGCTTTAGATGACGAGAATACCGGTCATGGCAAGAAAAGCAGTATTTACAATGATATTGTT GCTAACCTTGATCATCAGAAGTACGTGTTAACCAGATCAGAATGGACAACCGGTCAGAAATGTAAAACCTATACAATCAGGGTGGTGATAAACATATTGATTCTGGCTATTCTTGGTGGAGCAGGATACCTGATCTATTACGTCAACAAATGGGCAACTGAT TACCTTGCTACAGAAGCCTCAAGTGGGAGTGTAATGATCCTTCTTGTAGAATTTTTGCCATCACTGACAATTACTATTCTGAATGTATTAATACCATTGCTGTTCGAAGTACTGGTCAAAGCTGAGGATTACACAGCGGAATTTGTCATCAAAATTACATTAGTCAG AACTGTATTCCTTAAATTGGCATCACTTACAGTTTTGATGATTTCCTTGTATATCCAAATAAGCTGTTCAACGAAAACAGCAACCTGTAATGTTTGTTCAACAATTTAT TGTTGGGAAACGTATGTTGGccaaacattatataaattggTAGTTCTGGATTTCTTAGTGCACATAATTGTAATATTCTGCTATGAATTACCTCGCAA gcTGTGTACTACTAAATGTTCATGCGGTGTTTGTGCTAAGATTGGACCTGCTGAATTCGATATTGCCAAAAGTGTTCTTGACTTAGTGTATACACAAGCACTCTGTTG GATTGGATTCTTATATTGTCCACTGCTGCCTGCATTAGCTATGGTTTCAACTTTTACCCAGTTTTACCTCAAATTG tTTTCTGCTTTATATACAACAGTACCACCAGAAAAGCCATATAAGGCGTCAAAATCTAACAATTTCTTCATGATAGTGCTTATGATAACCTTTTTCTTATGCTGTTTCCCAGTAGGTTATTCTATGGTCAA AATCGAACCATCAAAAGGGTGTGGGCCTTTTAGGATCTACAGTGATATGAGTGTTTCTGTCGACACCACTATAAGCAACTTCCCAGATGGATTGAAGACAGCTATTGAAATTCTTACTTCTACTTCAATGATCGTCTCTATATTGACAATCCTATG TTTGACGATATATTACCTATATGTGAGAGGCAAAGCCCATAACGAAAGAGCAGAGGTGATGAAAGAACAACTTGTTATG GAAGGTAAAGATAAACAGTTTTTGTTGGCAAAGATGCATGATATAACTGGTGAACCAAGACAGAAACCTAAGAAACATCAGCCTCCACCTCCGCCAACAGTTAATACAGTCAATGAAGCAGAAGAT TATAATGAAGATTATTTAGCTAAG GTTGAAACGCTTTGGAGTTGA
- the LOC134725634 gene encoding transmembrane channel-like protein 7 isoform X7: protein MESRNRNKDQVSAIVSMLPSKQHLHSNLSLSKSIKTIAKRRQKNRVHPEENLDEELGEFGINQKYIQNEEEQWKALVTIKSLPCSMATKRTIKNKLFEKPVKPVKGCDAWKYHQKQNWRKFKISLKETGYKLELWRSWFKRIEGHQGTGVLSYFVFLKWMFFLNLYLFLIMFWFVVFPPIVFNAESTYTTDVTGTSVSGVSTTNTATCTSEYDTSLVYSTSGARVVQDFIQGTGWMEKTALFYGWYPAKEINITSSNEYLMPFAYFMAVLGVLFFSLVRMARFTIRSFKENLAQDNQNDKVDYCNKVFGGWDYALDDENTGHGKKSSIYNDIVANLDHQKYVLTRSEWTTGQKCKTYTIRVVINILILAILGGAGYLIYYVNKWATDYLATEASSGSVMILLVEFLPSLTITILNVLIPLLFEVLVKAEDYTAEFVIKITLVRTVFLKLASLTVLMISLYIQISCSTKTATCNVCSTIYCWETYVGQTLYKLVVLDFLVHIIVIFCYELPRKLCTTKCSCGVCAKIGPAEFDIAKSVLDLVYTQALCWIGFLYCPLLPALAMVSTFTQFYLKLFSALYTTVPPEKPYKASKSNNFFMIVLMITFFLCCFPVGYSMVKIEPSKGCGPFRIYSDMSVSVDTTISNFPDGLKTAIEILTSTSMIVSILTILCLTIYYLYVRGKAHNERAEVMKEQLVMEGKDKQFLLAKMHDITGEPRQKPKKHQPPPPPTVNTVNEAEDYNEDYLAKTKHFIQDDVPPPPAYEEKVTEEKQPTPPPPEVEDDWDEAPIILAVTSPQTQPTHNRPKSSSPEHFEMKKRKSKKSKVTPRVEKNEQPTNMPFDF from the exons TGGAGTCCAGAAACAGAAACAAGGACCAAGTTTCGGCAATAGTCAGTATGTTACCGAGCAAACAGCATTTACATTCAAATCTTAGTTTGTCTAAATCTATAAAAACAATAGCAAAGCGACGACAAAAGAACAGAGTTCATCCAGAGGAAAATCTGGACGAAGAACTTGGTGAATTCGgaataaatcaaaaatacatTCAAAACGAAGAGGAACAATGGAAAGCATTAGTTACAATAAAATCTTTACCATGTTCAATGGCAACCAAGAGAACAATAAA aAACAAACTGTTTGAGAAGCCTGTAAAACCAGTCAAAGGGTGCGATGCATGGAAATATCACCAGAAACAG AACTggagaaaatttaaaataagtttgaagGAAACAGGTTATAAACTAGAACTATGGAGATCATGGTTCAAGAGAATAGAAG GTCATCAAGGAACTGGAGTGCTGTCATACTTTGTGTTTTTGAAATGGATGTTCTTTTTGAACCTTTACTTgtttttgataatgttttggTTTGTGGTGTTTCCGCCTATTGTATTCAACGCTGAAAGTACTTACACCACTGACGTAACAGGTACCAGTGTATCAGGGGTTTCTACCACTAATACCGCCACTTGTACATCAGAGTATGATACCAGCTTAGTTTATTCAACAAGTGGAGCTAGAGTTGTCCAGGATTTCATTCAAGGAAct GGATGGATGGAAAAGACAGCTCTCTTTTATGGATGGTACCCTGCAAAAGAGATCAATATTACATCTTCTAATGAATATTTAATGCCGTTTGCCTATTTTATGGCAGTACTTGGTGTTTTATTCTTCAGTCTTGTACGAATGGCAAGATT cACCATTAGAAGTTTTAAGGAAAACTTGGCGCAAGATAATCAAAATGATAAAGTAGACTATTGTAACAAGGTATTTGGAGGATGGGATTATGCTTTAGATGACGAGAATACCGGTCATGGCAAGAAAAGCAGTATTTACAATGATATTGTT GCTAACCTTGATCATCAGAAGTACGTGTTAACCAGATCAGAATGGACAACCGGTCAGAAATGTAAAACCTATACAATCAGGGTGGTGATAAACATATTGATTCTGGCTATTCTTGGTGGAGCAGGATACCTGATCTATTACGTCAACAAATGGGCAACTGAT TACCTTGCTACAGAAGCCTCAAGTGGGAGTGTAATGATCCTTCTTGTAGAATTTTTGCCATCACTGACAATTACTATTCTGAATGTATTAATACCATTGCTGTTCGAAGTACTGGTCAAAGCTGAGGATTACACAGCGGAATTTGTCATCAAAATTACATTAGTCAG AACTGTATTCCTTAAATTGGCATCACTTACAGTTTTGATGATTTCCTTGTATATCCAAATAAGCTGTTCAACGAAAACAGCAACCTGTAATGTTTGTTCAACAATTTAT TGTTGGGAAACGTATGTTGGccaaacattatataaattggTAGTTCTGGATTTCTTAGTGCACATAATTGTAATATTCTGCTATGAATTACCTCGCAA gcTGTGTACTACTAAATGTTCATGCGGTGTTTGTGCTAAGATTGGACCTGCTGAATTCGATATTGCCAAAAGTGTTCTTGACTTAGTGTATACACAAGCACTCTGTTG GATTGGATTCTTATATTGTCCACTGCTGCCTGCATTAGCTATGGTTTCAACTTTTACCCAGTTTTACCTCAAATTG tTTTCTGCTTTATATACAACAGTACCACCAGAAAAGCCATATAAGGCGTCAAAATCTAACAATTTCTTCATGATAGTGCTTATGATAACCTTTTTCTTATGCTGTTTCCCAGTAGGTTATTCTATGGTCAA AATCGAACCATCAAAAGGGTGTGGGCCTTTTAGGATCTACAGTGATATGAGTGTTTCTGTCGACACCACTATAAGCAACTTCCCAGATGGATTGAAGACAGCTATTGAAATTCTTACTTCTACTTCAATGATCGTCTCTATATTGACAATCCTATG TTTGACGATATATTACCTATATGTGAGAGGCAAAGCCCATAACGAAAGAGCAGAGGTGATGAAAGAACAACTTGTTATG GAAGGTAAAGATAAACAGTTTTTGTTGGCAAAGATGCATGATATAACTGGTGAACCAAGACAGAAACCTAAGAAACATCAGCCTCCACCTCCGCCAACAGTTAATACAGTCAATGAAGCAGAAGAT TATAATGAAGATTATTTAGCTAAG acaaaacattttatacaGGATGATGTACCCCCGCCGCCAGCTTATGAAGAAAAAGTTACTGAAGAGAAACAACCAACTCCTCCACCTCCTGAGGTAGAGGATGATTGGGATGAGGCCCCTATCATATTAGCAGTCACATCACCCCAAACACAACCAACGCATAATCGTCCTAAATCATCGTCTCCagaacattttgaaatgaaaaaaagaaaatctaaaaaatcaaaggtgACTCCTAGAGTTGAAAAGAATGAACAACCTACAAATATGCcttttgacttttaa